In Paroedura picta isolate Pp20150507F chromosome 12, Ppicta_v3.0, whole genome shotgun sequence, one DNA window encodes the following:
- the TMEM127 gene encoding transmembrane protein 127, which yields MYTPSGSVLPSGRRRRGQDGSALPKQPERSLASALPGALSITALCTALAEPAWLRIHGGSCARQELGVADVLGYVDPELLADYCMNPQTVLLLRVIAAFCFLGIICSLSAFLLDVFGPKHPALKITRRYAFAHILTVLQCATVIGFCYWASELILAQQQQHKKYHGSQVYVTFAVSFYLVAGAGGASILATAANLLRHYPTEEEEQALELLSEMEENEPYPAEYEVINQFQPPPAYTP from the exons ATGTACACCCCAAGTGGCTCGGTATTGCCCAGTGGGCGCAGGCGAAGAGGCCAAGATGGAAGTGCCTTGCCGAAGCAGCCAGAAAGGAGCCTGGCTTCTGCACTACCTGGTGCCCTCTCCATAACTGCTCTGTGTACTGCACTGGCAGAGCCTGCCTGGCTACGGATTCACGGGGGCAGCTGTGCTCGCCAAGAACTGGGAGTTGCTGATGTACTTGGATATGTTGACCCCGAGTTGCTTGCAG ACTACTGCATGAATCCCCAGACGGTATTACTACTCCGGGTTATTGCTGCCTTTTGCTTCCTGGGAATTATCTGCAGCCTCTCAGCCTTCCTGTTAGATGTCTTTGGGCCTAAACATCCTGCTCTGAAGATAACTCGGCGTTATGCGTTTGCCCACATCCTCACAG TCCTGCAATGTGCCACAGTGATTGGGTTCTGTTACTGGGCTTCTGAGCTGATCCtcgcgcagcagcagcagcataaaaaGTACCACGGCTCACAAGTCTACGTTACATTTGCTGTCAGCTTTTATCTGGTGGCTGGAGCCGGTGGGGCCTCCATCCTCGCCACCGCTGCCAATCTGCTGCGCCACTACCCCACcgaagaggaggagcaggcctTGGAGCTCCTCTctgaaatggaggagaatgaaCCTTACCCAGCAGAGTATGAAGTGATCAACCAGTTCCAGCCACCTCCAGCATACACACCATAA
- the STARD7 gene encoding stAR-related lipid transfer protein 7, mitochondrial has protein sequence MFHPIQWRPPSSIYSCYTNTARFFGCKRKLGFWQNEESLKGSFQWLFAWLLKSAAKCPRQESLLSLLANQCSYVTSQRVRRAQQIGQLYSNIYSERTRRSLFSSLWRRFQGHYGSAGKLMAALTGVFLWEEERIKEEELKRSAEDMKHMEEITRLFRGSGKENQAQEIKPHKDITSDPEEQRWEMVMDKKHFKLWRRPIAGSHLYQYRVFGTYTDVTPRQFFNVQLDTEYRKKWDSLVIKLEVVERDKDTGSEVVHWVTHFPYPMYSRDYVYVRRYSVDLENNLMVLVSRAVEHPNVPENPDFVRVRTYESQMVIRPHKTFDENGFDYLLTYSDNPQTVFPRYCVSWMVSSGMPDFLEKLHLAALKAKNMAIEVQDYIFSKPLEGGSCSSSSEGNTSVSNQEHKGDGSCSPLQMGYA, from the exons ATGTTCCACCCAATCCAGTGGAGGCCTCCCTCCAGCATCTATTCCTGTTACACCAACACAGCCCGCTTCTTCGGCTGCAAGAGGAAACTGGGTTTCTGGCAGAATGAGGAGTCCTTGAAGGGCAGCTTCCAGTGGTTGTTTGCTTGGCTACTGAAAAGCGCAGCGAAATGTCCCAGGCAGGAAAGCCTCCTTTCCTTGCTGGCCAACCAGTGCAGCTATGTAACCAGCCAAAGAGTTCGGCGTGCCCAGCAGATTGGACAGTTGTACAGCAACATCTACTCTGAGAGGACACGTAGGAGCCTCTTCAGCTCCTTGTGGCGCAGGTTTCAAGGACATTATGGCAGTGCTGGTAAGCTGATGGCTGCCCTCACCGGTGTgttcttgtgggaagaggaacgaatcaaagaagaagaactgaaaAG GTCTGCAGAAGACATGAAGCATATGGAAGAAATAACCAGGCTGTTTCGGGGCAGTGGAAAGGAGAACCAGGCACAAGAAATCAAGCCCCACAAGGACATCACTTCTGATCCAGAGGAGCAGAGATGGGAAATGGTCATGGACAAGAAGCATTTCAAGTTGTGGCGGCGCCCAATTGCGGGGTCTCATCTGTACCAGTATCGAG TCTTTGGAACATACACGGATGTGACTCCAAGGCAGTTTTTCAATGTGCAG CTGGATACTGAGTACCGCAAGAAATGGGACTCACTAGTCATCAAGCTGGAGGTGGTTGAGAGGGATAAGGACACTGGATCAGAGGTTGTTCACTGGGTAACTCACTTTCCG TATCCAATGTACTCACGGGATTATGTGTATGTTCGACGTTACAGTGTGGACCTGGAGAACAATCTGATGGTTCTGGTGTCACG AGCTGTTGAGCACccaaatgtcccagagaatcCTGACTTCGTTCGTGTGCGAACCTATGAATCCCAGATGGTGATTCGCCCTCACAAAACATTTGATGAG AATGGCTTTGACTACCTGCTAACATACAGTGACAACCCTCAGACTGTGTTCCCTCGCTACTGTGTAAGCTGGATGGTCTCTAGTG GCATGCCAGACTTCCTGGAAAAGCTGCACCTGGCGGCCCTGAAAGCCAAGAACATGGCCATTGAAGTGCAAGACTACATCTTCTCCAAGCCTCTGGAAGGAGGGAGCTGTAGCAGCAGCAGTGAAGGGAACACCAGCGTATCCAACCAGGAGCACAAGGGTGACGGGTCCTGCAGCCCTCTCCAGATGGGTTATGCATAA